TCTGCAGTTTCCGAGCGGCGACAAGGACGTCCACGCCGACTATTGGGACTTCGTCTATTTTTCCTTCGTCATCGGCATGACCGCGCAGGTCTCCGACGTCGGCATCACCGACAAGACCATCCGCCGCACCGCCACCGCGCATGGCATCGTGTCATTCATCTACAACACGGCCTTGCTGGCGCTGACGGTGAACATCGCGGCGAGCGCGATCTCGAACTGATCTGTCATCCCGACGTTCGCCGGGACGACCCAGAGCAGTGTCAGTAGCACACCTCGGCATTGGCATCGTTGCCGGGGCCGCCGCCGCCGCGATATTCGAGGTGGCAGCCGCGGTTGACCGGACGGCATCCGCCGCTGTTGCAGAAGACCTGCCCGCCACCCGAGCGACGGCCGGCGCCGGCGGCGGCAGCGATGCCGGCAGCTGCACCGTAGCCGCCTGCCGCACCGCCGGCCTGGCGACGCTGCCGGGCTGGACGCTCATCGCCGTCGTCGCGCTTGGCCGTTGCAGGCTTGGCCGGCTTGGCGGCACGCTGCTTCTCGCATTCGTTGTCGTCGTTGACCGCATAGCCCTCGCGGCAGACGATCTTGGTGCATTTGTCGCCGTCGGCCTTGAAGCCGTGCTCGCAAACCAGCGGGCAGACGCGCGACTGCTTGGCCTTGACGGTACCGAGCGCATCGGTGCTCGCCACCTTCACGTCGAGCTTGGTGCCGGCGTAACGGTTGAACTGCGACAGCGACCGCTGCGAGGACGTATTCCAGTTGCCATCGGCCTGTCCGGAGAAGCAGCCGACGCGGCCGAGTTCGGTCTGCACCGAGCGGGTGAGATCGGCTGGCGTCGCCGCCGGCGTCAGCGAGGCGACATTGGTGCCGGTCGGGCTCGCCGTGCTGGCCGGCGCAGTGTTGGGTGCCGCGGCGGCGAGATTGACGCGCTGCTGCTCGGCGGCAGCCGCCTGTTGCTGTGCCTGCTCCTTGGCCTTCTGCGCAGCGAACTGCGCCTGCTCGGCGGCATTGGCGTCAGCCGCGGCCTTGGCCTGCGCCTCCTTTTGCGCGCCAAGCGCGGCGAGACGATCGCGCTCGGCCTCGGCCTGCTTCGCCTTCTCGGTCGCCGCGGCATGCGCCTGCTCGGCGCCGATTTTCTCGAGCTGCAGCTTGGCAAGGTTCGCATAGAAGCCATCGGGATGTTGGGCGAGAAACGCTTCCCATGCCGCCCTGTTGCCGACCTGGAGCGAGAGCTCATAGTCGCGGCGGATATCGGCTTGCGGATTCGCCACGGGCGCCGTGGGCGCCGCGGCCACCGCCTTGACCGGCACCAGCGGCACGTCCTCGCCGCCGAGCGAGCCGTACACGAACGGCTCCTGCTTGTTGCCGGTCGATTTGAGCACGTCGTCGCGCACGAAGCCGAAGGCGCGGCGGACGTCGAGGCCCGGCGTCGTCAGATGCTTCGACAGCGCCACCGTGAACGGGCTGTTGGCGCCATCGCCGTCCTGCGCGGTGAAACCGGCCTTGGCCGAATAGGCGATCAGCGTGTTGGGGCTGGTCGGCTCGACCTGGGCGAGGCCACGGCCGATGCCGCGCGTCGCGATCGTGCGCTTCATGGTCTTGCCGAACGGATTGTCGCGGCAGGCATCCAGGATCACCAGGCGCAGCTGCTTGGCGGGCTCGACCGCGACCAGGACACGGTCGAGCGACAGCGCCTCGTCGTACACGTCGGTGTCGCGCTCGAGCTTGGCGTCGACAGGGATCAGATAATTCGAGCCTTCGACCTCGATGCCGTGGCCGGCATAATAGACCACGGCGATGTCGGCATCGCGGGTCGCATCCGCAAAGTCGCGCAGCACGCGGCGCGTGTCGAGCGCCGAGAGATCGTGCCTGGACTCGACAACGTCGAATCCGGCTTCCTTCAGCGTCTTCGCCATCACCGAACCGTCACTGACGGGGTTCGCCAGCGAGGGCGCGTGCTGATAGGCCGAGTTGGCGAGCACCAGCGCGACGCGCTTTCCGGCAAAAGCGGGCCCGGCGCCGAACAGTAGCGCGGCGGCGAGCAGAAGCGGGCAAAGTCTGAGCAGATTGCGCATGACACGACTTCCGAAGTTCAGAGGCAGTTCGAGCCCCTTTGGGACCGCTTTAGCAGGACCCGCTGCGGCCGCTTGTGATCGAGGTCACGAAGGCGGCGCCGGCAGTGGGCCGAAAGACCCTTTATGTTTGTCGCGCCAGCGCGGTCGGGGTTCGCCGACAAAGGCCCGCCGGCCCGGTTCCCCTAGGTATCCCCGACGTGCCCCCGATACTGCGGCAGATTGTCCGTAATCTCGTGCCAGGGCGCCTTCGACCCCACGAAGATGTGGGCGGTCGGCCTGATCGAGGGAGCATCGACCAGGGTTCCCATGGCGACATGAACCCATTTCCCCTCGCGCACCCGGGAATAAAGCAGCGAGCCGCAGCACGCGCAGTGGGCGTCATGGGTCAAGTCATCGCCGTAGATCAGGCGCTGGTCCGCGCCTTGGACAAGGCGGAGCTTGTGCTGCTCGATCCCGGCGAACGGCTTGAAGGCCGAACCGGTGGTGCGGCGGCAATTCGAGCAGTGGCAGTTCATCGCATAGGAGAACGCATCCGCCACCTCTAAGCGCACGCTGCGGCAATAGCATTCGCCGGTGAGGATACGAGCGTTCGAATTTTCTGATCCGGTCATGACAATGTCTTCGCGCAAATGGCTGACACACCCATAGCGCATTCTGATGTGTACGACTAAGTTCCTCGCAAGACATCATGCAAAAGGATGACCCATGAGCCAGAACCGTGCGAGCGTCGAAGCCGTCGTGCAATCCTATTTCGACGGGCTCTATGAGGGTGACGCCGAAAAGCTCGGCGCCATCTTCCATCCCTCCGCCGATTTGCGCTGGGTCGAGAAGGGCGAATTGCAGGTGCTGACCGTGCCGGACTGGCTCGACCGCGTGCGCAAGCGCCCTTCCGGCAAGGCCGAAGGCAAGCCGCGTGAGGATTTCATCGTCACCATCGACCGCTCCGACGACAAAACCGCCTTCATCAAGGTCCGCTGCCAGCTGCCGCCGCGCTACTTCACGGACTATCTGGTGGCGATGAAGCTCGCCGACGGCTGGCAGATCGTGTCGAAATCGTATCGGTATGATTTGAGAGAGTGAGGTTAGATGCGCCCCCTCTCCCCGTTCTTACGGGGAGAGGGTTGGGGTGAGGGCTGCTTCCGCGAACGCAGTGACAGTTGCGCTCGCGGAGAGTGCCCCTCGCCCCGCAAGCGGGGTGAGGCTAAGAAAACGCCCTCGCGCCACACATTCGTCTTTTCGATGGATGAATGCGGAGTTCGTTCGCATAACCCCCGCTCGCACTTCCATTTGAAAGTCCCCCATGCCTCTCGACCGCCGCTCCCTGCTCGCCTCGCTGTGCTGGATCGCCGCCTCTCCTGCGTTCGCCGCGGAGGCGCCGTCTGAGCTCGAATCCTACGAGCGCGAGAGCGGCGGGCGGATCGGGCTTTACGCCGAGAACCTCGCGACCGGCGCCAGGCTCGCCTGGCGCGCCGACGAGAGATTCGTGATGTGCTCGACGTTCAAGGCCTCGCTGGCGGCCTGCGTGCTGGCGCGTGTCGATCGTGGCGACGAGCAGCTTGCGGCGATGATCCCTTACGGCCAGGCCGACCTGCTCGACTACGCGCCGGTCGCCAAGCAAAATCTCGCCGCCGGCAAGATGTCGGTCACTGACATGTGCAAGGCGATCGTCGAACTCAGTGACAACACCTGCGCCAATCTGCTGCTGGCGCGGGTCGGCGGGCCAGCCGCACTCACCGCGTTCTGGCGATCACTCGGCGATGCCACTTCGCGGCTCGACCACAATGAGCCCGAGCTCAATCGCTCGCCGCCCGGCGATCCCCGGGACACCACGACGCCGGCGGCGATGGCCGGCAATCTGAAGCGGCTGATAGTGGGCGAGGCGCTGTCGCCGGCCTCACGCGCGCAGCTCACCGAGTGGATGGTGAACTGCAAGACCGGCGCGAACCGGCTGCGCGGCGGCCTGCCCGCGGGCTGGAAGATCGGCGACAAGACCGGCAACAACGGCAGGGACGCATCCGGCGATATCGCGGTCGTCTGGCCCAAGCCTGACAACAAGCCTGATGCACCGATCCTGATCACGGCCTATACCCAGGGCGGCACGCCGAACGCCGCCCAAATCGAAGCCGCGTTTGCACGCATCGGACGTATGGTGGCCGAACGGCTGAGGTGAGGCGTTGACCTTGCGATTGCTTCCGGGCCAAGACAGGCCATGATCGCAGCGAAGTTCCAGACCTTTCTCATCCTGCTCGCGGTGCTGGCGGGCACCGCGCTGGTCGCCCGCCGCTTCAACATCGCGCCCGCCATTTTGCTGATGCTCTCCGGCGTCGGCCTCGCTTTCATACCCGGCATGCCGCCGGTGGAACTGCCGCCGGAACTGGTGCTGCTGATGGTGCTGCCGCCGCTGATCTACTCGGCGAGCGTTGCGATGAGCTGGCGCGAGTTCAAGAACAATCTGCGGCCAATCGTGCTGCTCGCGGTCGGCGCGGTGATCTTCACCGCGGCCATGGTAGCCGCCGCCACGCACTATCTGATCGGCCTGCCCTGGACCATCGGCTTCCTGCTCGGGGCGATCGTCGCGCCGCCCGACGTGGTGGCGCCGCTCGCGATCGCGCGCCGGCTGAACCTGCCGCGCCGGCTCGTGGTCATCCTCGAAGGCGAAGGGCTCGCCAACGATGCCACCGCGCTGATCCTCTACCGCTTCGCGCTCGCCGCCATCATGGTCGGTCACTTCTCGCTGCCGCTGGCGGCCGGTGAATTCGCCCTCATCGTCGCCGGCGAGATCGCGTTCGGCATCGGCGTCGGCTGGCTCTCCCTGCGTTTCCGCAAATGGTCCGGGGATCCGCAGGTCGAGCTGACGCTGTCGCTGATCACGCCCTACGTCTCCTACTGGCTGCCCGAGCATGTCGGCGGCTCCGGCGTGATCGCCACGGTCGCCTGCGGCCTCTATGTCAGCTGGAACGGCCCGCTGCTGATCTCGTCGGCGACGCGCCTGCAGGGCATCTTCTTCTGGGACCTCATCATCTACCTGATCGAGGGCCTGCTGTTCCTGCTCACCGGCTTCCAGATGCGCGCGCTCTACGAGAAATCGAAGACGTTCCCGCTCGACGACATTCTGATCGCAACTGCCCTGGTGCTGATGATCATCGTGATCGCGCGCTTCACCTGGCTCTATCCGGCGACCTATCTGCCGCGAATCCTCTCGAAGTCGCTGCGCGAGCGCGATCCCTCGCCGCCTTGGCAATGGCCGTTCGTGCTCGCCTTCACCGGCGTGCGCGGCGCGGTGTCGCTCGCGGCCGCGCTGGCGCTGCCGTTCACGCTGCCCGAGGGCGATGCCTTCCCGTATCGCGACCTGATCCTGTTCGTCGCCTTCGGCGTCATCTTCGTCACCCTGATCGGCGTCGGCCTGACGCTGCCGCCCGTGGTGCGCTGGCTCGGCGTCGCCGAAGCTGGCCGCAACGAGCACGTCGCCGAGCACGAGGCCGAGATCGCGGCGCGTCGCCAGGCGCTCGACGCCGCGCTGAAATCGCTGGACGAGCTCACCGCGGAGAAGGAAGTCTCCGACGAGGTGATGCGGCTCCTGCGCGCGCGCCACGAGATCCGCGTCAACCAGCTTCCGGACTCACTCGATCCCGCGCACCACGACGTCTCCGCCGCCGGCACCGCGCTGACCCGCGAGCTGATCGCCGCCGAACGCAAATTCATCCACGAACTCCTCCGCGACGGCCAGATCACCGACGAGACAAGACGGCGGATCGAGCGCGATCTGGACCTGGAGGAGGCGAGCCTGGCGAACCGGGAGTATCGGGGGGTGCCGCTGTAGCAGCCCGTCATTGCGAGCGCAGCAGCTACCGCCTGTCGCAGAACTCCCCGACCCCCGCCGCGACGGCCTCCGCAATCATCTCCTGCCGCTCGGATGAGTTCAACTCCATCTCCTCGTCGCGGTTGATGATCGAGCCGGCCTCGAGCAGCACGGCAGCACTCCGTGTCCGCGACAGCACGATGAGCCCGTCATAGCGGTAGACGCCGACATCCTTGTCGAGCAGCTGGCGGCGGTAGCGGCCCATCACCGGCAGCGTGTACTGGCTGGCGTAGTGAAGGCCCTGCTGCTTGAGCTGCCTGCCGATCATCCGCGCCAGCAGCAGGCTGGTGGCGAAGTGCGGATTCTGCTGCGACACGAACAGCGAGTGACCCGAGAAGCGGTCGCTGAAATAGCTCTTCGCGCCGTCGAATTCCCAGGTCTCGAGCAATTTATCCGGCACCGAATCGTGATGGATCGACAGGAAGAGATCGGCCCGACCGTCATTGGCGGCACTGACGCGCTTGAACAGGCTCGGCCGCGCCTTGCCGTCCGTGACGAGCAGGCGGGTTGCGGCAAAGCCTTCGGACTTGAGTTTGGCCGTGATCAGCTTTGCGAGAACGAAGTTGAAGCCGAACTCCGGATCATTGCGCGCACTGAGCGCGCCGTAGGCGTCCGGGGTATGCCCGACATCGACGACGATGCGGAATTTTGGCTTCTCACATTTGAACGGCGGCTGCGTCGACTGTGACTTGAGTTTCGTTGTCTTTCGCGTGGCGGCGGCTTGGCCACTGCCAACAGGCGCAAGCGACGATAGCAGGATGAACGCGACGAGCCCGGCGACGATGCTCCGCGCGTGCGACAAACCCTACTCCGCTGCCCAGAAGCGCTGCAACAGCGCGCCGATTCGCGTTCCGAGGCCGGACTCGATCAGGAATTTGTTGTCCTCGGCGCGGAGCATGGCTGATCCTCCCGACTCCCTTTCGGGAAGATTGGCGCAGGCGACGCGGGGCGTCAACGCGTAGACTTGCGGCGCGCTGGCCCCTCCTTTTTCATCATGGCGACCACGCTTTCGGGAAATTTCCCCGGTGTTGCAGATGGGTGACGGACTTGGGCGCGGCGGACGCCGTAACTTGTCGGCATATTGAAATCTGATTTGGCTGGGGGCCAAAGAGATGGTGAAGAGCGCGCTGAGGATCGCGGCTATTTCTGTTTCCGTGTTGATGCCCGGCGTCGTTTCCGCGGCCGACATGGCGGTGAAGGCTCGCCCCGCACCAGTCCCGGTTTTCTCCTGGAGCGGCTGCTATGTCGGCGGCAACGCAGGCTACTCGCGCGCCGAGGTCAGGTCGGATGGCACCCCCAACGCCATCTTTGCGGGCCTGACGCCGGTTGGCACCGCCGCGATATTGACGTCGGCATCCGCCGCAAAAGTTACGCCGGATGGCGTCACCGCAGGTCTCGGAATTGGTTGTAACTACCAAAAGGGCATCTTCGTCATCGGCGCCGAAGGCGATATCAACTACAGCGATCTTGGCGCACAACAAATTCGAGGCCCCTTTGCAAACGCGGCGCCCATCTCTCCCTACACCTGGGAAGAGCGTTTCCATTCCAATTGGTTTGCAACGGCGCGAGCGCGGGCCGGCGTCGTGGTCGCCGAGCGCAGTTTGTTGTACGTGACCGGCGGCGCGGCCTTTGCCGAATTCAATTGGCTCAAGGCACTCGATTTTCCGGGATTCGTAGGCTTCCGGTATCAAGCTAGCGCGTCTGACACCAAGCTCGGGTGGGTCGTGGGCGCCGGCTGGGAGTACGCGTTCAACAACAATTGGTCCGCCAAAGTCGAATATTTGCACATGGATTTCGGAAGCTCGTCCGGAATCACTCCGACGCCTCCTGCTCCCGCTGCCGGAGCAGGCGCAGGTGCGGCCTGGTCGATCTCGAATAATTTCCGTGAAGACGTGGTACGCCTGGGTGTCAACTATCGCTTTAGTGGCGGTGCGATCGTCGCGAAGTACTGACGGCCTGCGGACCAAAGGACTTCAAAAGCCTCGGCGTTGCCCGGTGCTTTCTTTGTTCATGCTGGGCTGCCCACATCGCAGCCCCTTCACACCGGCCTTTCCCCCTTCACCGTCACCCGCGTGCCCGAGCGCGTATGCGGCCAGTAGTCCCACATGGCGCGGTGCTGGGTGCAGCGGTTGTCCCAGAACGCGATGGCGTTCTCGGTCCAGCGGAAGCGGCACTGGAACAGCGGGTTCTCGGCGTGCTGGTAGAGATAGGCGAGCATGGCGTCGCTCTCGTCGCGCGGGATGCCGTTGATGTGGCGGGTGAAGCCGCGGTTGACGTAGAGTGCCTTTCTGCCCGTGACCGGATGCGTGCGCACCACGGGGTGCTCCGCGTTCGGATATGACGGACGGTCGGCGACGCCATAGTTCGCGTAGAGCCCGCGATAGATCGGCTCGCCGTCATGCAGCGCGGTCAGGCCGTCGAGATAAGCCTTCATGCGATCCGACAGCG
The genomic region above belongs to Bradyrhizobium arachidis and contains:
- a CDS encoding caspase family protein — translated: MRNLLRLCPLLLAAALLFGAGPAFAGKRVALVLANSAYQHAPSLANPVSDGSVMAKTLKEAGFDVVESRHDLSALDTRRVLRDFADATRDADIAVVYYAGHGIEVEGSNYLIPVDAKLERDTDVYDEALSLDRVLVAVEPAKQLRLVILDACRDNPFGKTMKRTIATRGIGRGLAQVEPTSPNTLIAYSAKAGFTAQDGDGANSPFTVALSKHLTTPGLDVRRAFGFVRDDVLKSTGNKQEPFVYGSLGGEDVPLVPVKAVAAAPTAPVANPQADIRRDYELSLQVGNRAAWEAFLAQHPDGFYANLAKLQLEKIGAEQAHAAATEKAKQAEAERDRLAALGAQKEAQAKAAADANAAEQAQFAAQKAKEQAQQQAAAAEQQRVNLAAAAPNTAPASTASPTGTNVASLTPAATPADLTRSVQTELGRVGCFSGQADGNWNTSSQRSLSQFNRYAGTKLDVKVASTDALGTVKAKQSRVCPLVCEHGFKADGDKCTKIVCREGYAVNDDNECEKQRAAKPAKPATAKRDDGDERPARQRRQAGGAAGGYGAAAGIAAAAGAGRRSGGGQVFCNSGGCRPVNRGCHLEYRGGGGPGNDANAEVCY
- a CDS encoding GFA family protein; translation: MTGSENSNARILTGECYCRSVRLEVADAFSYAMNCHCSNCRRTTGSAFKPFAGIEQHKLRLVQGADQRLIYGDDLTHDAHCACCGSLLYSRVREGKWVHVAMGTLVDAPSIRPTAHIFVGSKAPWHEITDNLPQYRGHVGDT
- a CDS encoding nuclear transport factor 2 family protein, with protein sequence MSQNRASVEAVVQSYFDGLYEGDAEKLGAIFHPSADLRWVEKGELQVLTVPDWLDRVRKRPSGKAEGKPREDFIVTIDRSDDKTAFIKVRCQLPPRYFTDYLVAMKLADGWQIVSKSYRYDLRE
- the bla gene encoding class A beta-lactamase; amino-acid sequence: MPLDRRSLLASLCWIAASPAFAAEAPSELESYERESGGRIGLYAENLATGARLAWRADERFVMCSTFKASLAACVLARVDRGDEQLAAMIPYGQADLLDYAPVAKQNLAAGKMSVTDMCKAIVELSDNTCANLLLARVGGPAALTAFWRSLGDATSRLDHNEPELNRSPPGDPRDTTTPAAMAGNLKRLIVGEALSPASRAQLTEWMVNCKTGANRLRGGLPAGWKIGDKTGNNGRDASGDIAVVWPKPDNKPDAPILITAYTQGGTPNAAQIEAAFARIGRMVAERLR
- a CDS encoding Na+/H+ antiporter, which encodes MIAAKFQTFLILLAVLAGTALVARRFNIAPAILLMLSGVGLAFIPGMPPVELPPELVLLMVLPPLIYSASVAMSWREFKNNLRPIVLLAVGAVIFTAAMVAAATHYLIGLPWTIGFLLGAIVAPPDVVAPLAIARRLNLPRRLVVILEGEGLANDATALILYRFALAAIMVGHFSLPLAAGEFALIVAGEIAFGIGVGWLSLRFRKWSGDPQVELTLSLITPYVSYWLPEHVGGSGVIATVACGLYVSWNGPLLISSATRLQGIFFWDLIIYLIEGLLFLLTGFQMRALYEKSKTFPLDDILIATALVLMIIVIARFTWLYPATYLPRILSKSLRERDPSPPWQWPFVLAFTGVRGAVSLAAALALPFTLPEGDAFPYRDLILFVAFGVIFVTLIGVGLTLPPVVRWLGVAEAGRNEHVAEHEAEIAARRQALDAALKSLDELTAEKEVSDEVMRLLRARHEIRVNQLPDSLDPAHHDVSAAGTALTRELIAAERKFIHELLRDGQITDETRRRIERDLDLEEASLANREYRGVPL
- a CDS encoding N-acetylmuramoyl-L-alanine amidase, which produces MSHARSIVAGLVAFILLSSLAPVGSGQAAATRKTTKLKSQSTQPPFKCEKPKFRIVVDVGHTPDAYGALSARNDPEFGFNFVLAKLITAKLKSEGFAATRLLVTDGKARPSLFKRVSAANDGRADLFLSIHHDSVPDKLLETWEFDGAKSYFSDRFSGHSLFVSQQNPHFATSLLLARMIGRQLKQQGLHYASQYTLPVMGRYRRQLLDKDVGVYRYDGLIVLSRTRSAAVLLEAGSIINRDEEMELNSSERQEMIAEAVAAGVGEFCDRR
- a CDS encoding outer membrane protein — encoded protein: MVKSALRIAAISVSVLMPGVVSAADMAVKARPAPVPVFSWSGCYVGGNAGYSRAEVRSDGTPNAIFAGLTPVGTAAILTSASAAKVTPDGVTAGLGIGCNYQKGIFVIGAEGDINYSDLGAQQIRGPFANAAPISPYTWEERFHSNWFATARARAGVVVAERSLLYVTGGAAFAEFNWLKALDFPGFVGFRYQASASDTKLGWVVGAGWEYAFNNNWSAKVEYLHMDFGSSSGITPTPPAPAAGAGAGAAWSISNNFREDVVRLGVNYRFSGGAIVAKY